The following coding sequences lie in one Apium graveolens cultivar Ventura chromosome 3, ASM990537v1, whole genome shotgun sequence genomic window:
- the LOC141712836 gene encoding ABC transporter G family member 5 produces MKKLQGCDIEAIGINYTIPNQNQNQYQSLTITSKQNNHELQVLQLEEQTLPKVANHHSATNPRFRHVLKDVTCRAKPWEILAIVGPSGAGKSSLLEILAGKLNAQSGSIFVNQKPVEKARFKKLSGYVTQKDILFPLLTVEETLMFSAKLRLSLPETELRSRVKSLIQELGLCHVAGSRVGDNRIRGISGGERRRVSIGVEVIHDPKVLILDEPTSGLDSNSALQIIDMVKTMAETRGRTIVLSIHQPGFRIVKLFNSILLLANGSVLHHGSVDQLGVRLNIMGLQLPVQVNILEFAIESIETIQQLQSSRNQLVVHQETTHVLAQQQFPSSLQNKVGKCTLQQLFQQSKVMDEEFVMFENVGVPELPIGFANSRLSETLILTQRFSKNILRTRELFAFRTIQMLVAGVVLGSIFYNLKDDLVGAEERVGLFAFILTFLLTSTIEALPIFLQEREILMKETSCGSYRVSSYAIANGLVYLPFLLILAVLFTLPLYWLVGLNPSFMAFFHFLLLIWLILYTANSVVVCFSALVPNFIIGNSVICGVMGSFFLFSGYFVSKSGMPKYWVFMHYISLFKYPFEGLLINEFSGGEGKCLEYMFGKCMVSGKDLLKEQGYGGESIWKNVIIMVCFILVYRFVSYVILRCRCSQRGLRETSCMI; encoded by the coding sequence atGAAGAAATTACAAGGTTGTGATATTGAAGCCATTGGCATCAATTACACTATCCctaaccaaaaccaaaaccaataCCAGTCACTTACAATCACTAGCAAACAAAATAACCATGAGTTACAAGTTCTTCAACTCGAAGAACAAACATTACCGAAAGTTGCTAATCATCATAGTGCAACAAACCCTAGATTTCGACATGTTCTTAAAGATGTCACTTGCCGTGCCAAACCATGGGAGATCCTCGCCATTGTGGGACCAAGCGGCGCTGGAAAATCATCGTTGCTTGAGATCCTTGCTGGCAAACTCAATGCACAGAGTGGTTCGATTTTTGTGAATCAAAAGCCTGTTGAAAAAGCAAGGTTCAAGAAGTTATCTGGCTATGTTACACAAAAGGACATATTATTTCCACTCCTCACTGTTGAAGAAACTCTAATGTTTAGTGCAAAACTCCGGCTAAGTCTTCCGGAGACTGAGCTTAGATCAAGAGTGAAGTCATTGATTCAAGAGCTAGGGTTATGTCATGTAGCCGGATCACGAGTTGGTGATAACCGGATCCGAGGAATCTCTGGGGGAGAAAGACGGCGGGTTTCTATTGGTGTTGAAGTCATACATGATCCAAAAGTACTAATTCTTGATGAACCAACATCAGGTTTGGACAGCAACTCAGCTTTACAAATCATTGACATGGTGAAGACCATGGCCGAGACACGTGGCAGAACCATTGTGTTGAGCATTCATCAGCCAGGGTTCAGAATAGTGAAGCTGTTCAATTCAATTCTCTTGTTGGCTAATGGATCAGTTTTGCACCATGGCTCAGTGGATCAGCTCGGAGTTCGGTTAAACATAATGGGATTACAGCTTCCTGTTCAGGTAAATATTCTTGAATTTGCAATAGAGTCTATTGAAACAATCCAACAACTCCAATCTTCAAGAAACCAACTAGTAGTTCATCAGGAAACAACTCATGTTTTAGCTCAACAACAATTTCCATCTAGTCTACAAAACAAAGTAGGCAAGTGCACTTTACAGCAATTATTTCAACAGTCCAAGGTTATGGATGAGGAATTTGTAATGTTCGAGAATGTTGGTGTTCCTGAACTTCCCATTGGTTTTGCGAATTCGAGGTTAAGCGAAACCCTTATCCTCACTCAAAGATTCTCCAAGAACATTCTTAGAACTAGGGAGCTTTTTGCTTTCAGGACAATTCAAATGTTAGTAGCTGGTGTTGTATTGGGGTCAATCTTTTACAATCTTAAAGATGATTTGGTTGGAGCTGAGGAAAGGGTAGGTTTATTTGCATTTATACTGACTTTCTTGCTAACAAGCACAATAGAAGCTCTACCTATATTCTTGCAAGAAAGAGAAATACTAATGAAGGAAACATCTTGTGGAAGCTACAGAGTCTCATCATATGCCATAGCTAATGGACTTGTTTACTTGCCATTTCTACTAATACTTGCTGTTTTGTTCACTTTGCCATTGTATTGGCTCGTCGGGCTTAACCCGAGTTTCATGGCTTTCTTTCACTTCTTACTGCTCATATGGTTAATTCTCTACACAGCCAACTCAGTTGTGGTGTGTTTCAGCGCTCTAGTGCCAAATTTCATCATTGGAAACTCGGTGATTTGTGGAGTAATGGGGTCTTTCTTCTTGTTTTCCGGCTACTTTGTGTCGAAGAGTGGGATGCCAAAGTATTGGGTGTTTATGCATTACATCTCTCTTTTTAAGTATCCATTTGAAGGGctactgataaatgagttttCTGGAGGAGAAGGGAAGTGTCTGGAGTATATGTTTGGCAAGTGTATGGTGAGTGGAAAAGATTTGCTAAAAGAACAAGGGTATGGGGGGGAAAGTATATGGAAAAATGTGATTATTATGGTGTGTTTTATTTTGGTTTATAGGTTCGTTTCTTATGTGATTCTCAGGTGTAGATGCTCTCAGAGGGGACTCCGAGAGACTTCTTGTATGATATGA